The following proteins come from a genomic window of Gossypium raimondii isolate GPD5lz chromosome 5, ASM2569854v1, whole genome shotgun sequence:
- the LOC105769526 gene encoding transcription factor DIVARICATA: MKWEMEILSPASYLSSTNWFGEESKSTKWTSAENKMFENALAVYDKDTPDRWQKVAEMIPGKTVGDVIKQYRELEADVSSIEAGLVPIPGYSTSPFTLDWVNSNGYDGLKQSYGLGGKRSSSGRAADHERKKGVPWTEEEHKLFLMGLKKYGKGDWRNISRNFVVTRTPTQVASHAQKYFIRQLSGGKDKRRASIHDITTVNLNDMRTPSPDNKGTPSPEQSSVLTQQPNSAAMPRTHFQWNPPCGGATMAFNSTQGSMLMSSPYGVPSYGLKMQGQSLQRSAAHESYFGPQNLVFQMQSAEQYPQNHLF; this comes from the exons atgaaGTGGGAAATGGAAATTCTGTCTCCGGCATCTTATCTCTCCAGCACAAATTGGTTTGGTGAAGAGAGTAAGAGCACGAAATGGACATCAGCAGAGAACAAGATGTTCGAGAATGCCTTGGCGGTTTACGATAAAGATACTCCCGATCGATGGCAGAAAGTGGCTGAGATGATCCCAGGGAAGACGGTGGGAGATGTGATCAAGCAATATAGAGAATTAGAAGCTGATGTTAGCAGTATAGAAGCAGGGCTGGTTCCAATCCCTGGATATAGCACCTCCCCATTCACATTGGATTGGGTGAATAGCAATGGCTATGATGGATTAAAACAGTCCTATGGACTTGGCGGAAAGAGATCCTCATCAGGCAGGGCTGCAGATCATGAGAGGAAAAAAGGGGTTCCTTGGACAGAAGAGGAGCATAA ATTGTTTTTGATGGGGCTAAAAAAGTATGGCAAAGGGGATTGGAGAAATATATCACGCAATTTCGTTGTCACTCGAACACCGACTCAGGTGGCTAGTCATGCTCAGAAGTATTTCATTAGGCAGCTTTCTGGAGGGAAGGATAAGAGAAGAGCTAGCATCCATGACATAACAACGGTCAATCTCAACGACATGAGAACTCCTTCACCGGACAATAAGGGAACTCCTTCACCCGAACAGTCTTCGGTGCTCACTCAGCAGCCAAATTCTGCTGCCATGCCCAGAACACACTTTCAATGGAATCCGCCTTGTGGTGGGGCAACAATGGCTTTCAATTCAACACAAGGAAGTATGTTGATGTCTTCTCCTTACGGGGTTCCCTCCTATGGATTGAAAATGCAGGGGCAGAGTCTGCAAAGAAGTGCTGCTCATGAGTCCTATTTTGGACCTCAAAATTTGGTTTTTCAGATGCAATCGGCCGAGCAATATCCGCAAAACCACCTATTCTGA